A region of Trueperaceae bacterium DNA encodes the following proteins:
- a CDS encoding SufE family protein: MNETAAYPESLARVIEEFASAPKTLRLPLLLEYARKLPPPPEGLGELEQVHECQTPLFLRAEVGDDGRVALHFDAPEEAPTTRGFASVVHAGLSGATAPEVLATPEDFYTRMGLSELISPLRLRGMSAIVTRVKRQVREKSAA; this comes from the coding sequence GTGAACGAGACGGCCGCCTACCCCGAGTCCCTGGCGCGCGTCATCGAGGAGTTCGCGTCGGCGCCGAAGACGCTGCGCCTGCCGCTCCTCCTCGAGTACGCCAGGAAGCTCCCGCCGCCGCCCGAGGGACTGGGCGAGCTCGAGCAGGTGCACGAGTGCCAGACGCCGCTGTTCCTCCGCGCGGAGGTGGGCGACGACGGCCGCGTCGCCCTCCACTTCGACGCGCCCGAGGAGGCCCCCACGACGCGCGGCTTCGCCTCCGTGGTGCACGCGGGGCTCAGCGGCGCCACCGCGCCCGAGGTGCTGGCCACCCCGGAGGACTTCTACACGCGGATGGGCCTCTCCGAGCTGATCTCGCCCCTCCGCCTGCGCGGCATGAGCGCCATCGTCACGCGCGTGAAGCG